The Leucobacter chromiiresistens genome has a window encoding:
- a CDS encoding ABC transporter permease gives MSVTQQTAPAVPGGARTHGAGPARRSRWRGSIALIVAIVLVAALLVASLLVGAYDIAGGERGGEMFWITRVPRTLALVLAGAALATSGLVMQMLTQNRFVDATTSGTTEWAALGLLLTVLIAPQVGLVGRMVIASLSAFVGTLVFMAILRRIVIRTTLVVPLIGIMLGAVVSALTTFLAAQFNLLQMIGTWFMGSFTSVVRGRYEVLWVVGIVTLLVFVLADRLTVAGLGEEVATSVGVRYELVLVAGTALVAVAAGVTTVVVGFLPFLGLVVPNVVAMIRGDHVRSNLPWVCLGGIALVTACDLIGRTVRMPFEVPVSMVLGIVGSVAFITILLRRRSA, from the coding sequence ATGAGCGTGACGCAGCAGACCGCTCCGGCGGTTCCGGGCGGGGCCCGCACCCATGGTGCCGGCCCCGCCCGTCGTTCCCGCTGGAGGGGGTCGATCGCGCTGATCGTCGCGATCGTGCTGGTCGCCGCGCTGCTCGTCGCCTCGCTGCTCGTCGGAGCGTACGACATCGCGGGCGGGGAGCGCGGCGGCGAGATGTTCTGGATCACGCGGGTGCCGCGCACGCTCGCCCTCGTGCTGGCCGGTGCCGCCCTCGCGACGAGCGGGCTCGTGATGCAGATGCTCACCCAGAACCGATTCGTCGACGCGACGACCTCGGGCACGACGGAGTGGGCGGCGCTCGGGCTGCTGCTCACCGTGCTCATCGCTCCCCAGGTGGGGCTCGTGGGGCGCATGGTGATCGCCAGCCTCTCGGCCTTCGTCGGCACGCTCGTGTTCATGGCGATCCTGCGCCGTATCGTCATCCGCACGACGCTCGTGGTGCCGCTCATCGGGATCATGCTGGGCGCCGTCGTGAGCGCGCTCACCACGTTTCTCGCCGCCCAGTTCAACCTGCTGCAGATGATCGGCACCTGGTTCATGGGCAGCTTCACCTCGGTGGTGCGCGGCCGCTACGAGGTGCTGTGGGTCGTCGGCATCGTCACGCTGCTGGTCTTCGTGCTCGCCGACCGTCTCACCGTGGCCGGGCTCGGCGAAGAGGTGGCCACGAGCGTCGGCGTGCGGTACGAGCTGGTGCTCGTCGCGGGCACCGCGCTCGTCGCGGTCGCCGCCGGCGTCACGACGGTGGTCGTCGGGTTCCTGCCGTTCCTCGGGCTCGTGGTGCCGAACGTCGTCGCCATGATCCGCGGCGATCACGTGCGCAGCAATCTGCCCTGGGTGTGCCTCGGCGGGATCGCGCTCGTGACGGCGTGCGACCTGATCGGCCGCACCGTGCGCATGCCCTTCGAAGTGCCCGTCTCGATGGTGCTGGGCATCGTCGGGTCGGTCGCCTTCATCACGATTCTGCTGCGGCGGCGCAGTGCGTAG
- a CDS encoding siderophore ABC transporter substrate-binding protein, whose protein sequence is MSTPKPRSAALAALAAIAALALSACAPAAEAESEQAASGATAETTATITDNHGEVEVPVNPERVVALDNHVFETLDEWDVPLVAAPKGIMGTAWPDYTDDPEIADVGTHREPNLEAIVAAQPDLIIGGYRFSESYDTIVEQNPDAAVIEIAPRDGEDPMEELKRETEILGQIFDREDEAAELVSELDQSIADAKQAYNGSDTVIGLITSGGKIEFAAPVTGRSVGPVFSALDLRPAIEQEAEDTSHGDDISVEAIAEANPDWIVVLDRDASFAEPEPGAVPADELIAGSEALQGVTAVAKDQVVYLDSDFYLTEDIQAYTELYEQIQEAFAGA, encoded by the coding sequence GTGTCCACCCCGAAGCCCCGCAGTGCGGCCCTCGCGGCCCTCGCTGCGATCGCCGCACTCGCGCTCTCCGCATGCGCCCCCGCCGCAGAGGCGGAATCCGAGCAGGCCGCCTCCGGCGCGACCGCCGAGACCACCGCGACCATCACCGACAACCACGGCGAGGTCGAGGTGCCGGTGAACCCTGAGCGCGTCGTCGCACTCGACAACCACGTGTTCGAGACCCTCGACGAGTGGGACGTGCCGCTCGTCGCCGCTCCGAAGGGAATCATGGGCACCGCGTGGCCCGACTACACCGACGACCCCGAGATCGCGGATGTCGGCACGCATCGCGAGCCGAACCTCGAGGCGATCGTCGCGGCGCAGCCCGACCTCATCATCGGCGGCTACCGGTTCTCCGAGTCGTACGACACCATCGTCGAGCAGAACCCCGACGCGGCGGTGATCGAGATCGCCCCGCGCGACGGCGAGGATCCGATGGAGGAGCTCAAGCGCGAGACCGAGATCCTCGGGCAGATCTTCGACCGGGAGGATGAGGCGGCGGAGCTCGTCTCCGAGCTCGACCAGTCCATCGCCGACGCGAAGCAGGCGTACAACGGCTCGGATACGGTCATCGGCCTGATCACCTCGGGCGGCAAGATCGAGTTCGCCGCCCCGGTGACAGGGCGCAGCGTCGGCCCCGTGTTCTCGGCGCTCGACCTCCGGCCCGCGATCGAGCAGGAGGCCGAGGACACCTCGCACGGCGACGACATCAGCGTCGAGGCGATCGCCGAGGCGAACCCCGACTGGATCGTCGTGCTGGATCGCGACGCGTCGTTCGCGGAGCCCGAGCCGGGCGCCGTGCCGGCAGACGAGCTGATCGCCGGCTCCGAGGCGCTCCAGGGCGTGACGGCGGTCGCGAAGGATCAGGTTGTCTACCTCGACTCCGACTTCTACCTCACCGAAGACATCCAGGCGTACACCGAGTTGTACGAGCAGATCCAGGAGGCGTTCGCGGGCGCATGA
- a CDS encoding uroporphyrinogen-III synthase codes for MSDEDRAHADGLRDARVLVTRGGAAGERDAEAVRVRGGLAVRSPLTVIAPPADPAPLAAAAAAWNRGEYDWLLVTSANAADAFAAVGARPPHRSEPGAPRVAAVGPATADALRAHGFDPDLAPAADYSAVGLAEALLALPGEAALRFLLPVSELADRTLESALERAGHRIDRVSAYRTQPAPRDAAVESRVRAGDIDVILVLSASGAREVARRFAPLPAEVQLAAIGAPTARALAEHGLAAGVTADPHTVANLLDRVARARFPNPSGGSPR; via the coding sequence ATGAGCGACGAGGATCGCGCACACGCAGACGGGCTGCGCGACGCGCGCGTGCTCGTCACGCGCGGCGGCGCCGCAGGCGAGCGCGACGCCGAGGCCGTGCGCGTTCGCGGGGGCCTGGCCGTGCGGTCTCCGCTCACCGTGATCGCACCGCCGGCCGATCCCGCGCCGCTCGCCGCCGCCGCCGCGGCGTGGAACCGGGGCGAGTACGACTGGCTGCTCGTCACGAGCGCGAACGCCGCCGACGCGTTCGCCGCCGTCGGCGCCCGCCCGCCGCACCGCTCGGAGCCGGGCGCGCCGCGGGTCGCCGCGGTGGGGCCCGCGACCGCCGACGCGCTCCGCGCGCACGGCTTCGATCCCGATCTCGCGCCCGCCGCAGACTATTCGGCGGTCGGGCTCGCCGAGGCGCTCCTCGCGCTCCCGGGCGAGGCCGCGCTGCGCTTCCTGCTGCCCGTGTCGGAGCTCGCCGACCGCACCCTCGAGTCGGCGCTCGAACGCGCCGGTCACCGCATCGACCGCGTGAGCGCGTACCGCACGCAGCCGGCACCGCGCGACGCGGCGGTCGAGTCGCGCGTGCGCGCGGGTGATATCGACGTGATTCTCGTGCTGAGCGCCTCCGGTGCGCGCGAAGTCGCACGCCGCTTCGCGCCCCTGCCCGCGGAGGTGCAGCTCGCGGCGATCGGCGCCCCGACCGCCCGTGCCCTCGCCGAGCACGGCCTCGCCGCAGGCGTCACCGCCGATCCGCACACCGTCGCGAACCTGCTCGACCGGGTCGCCCGCGCCCGGTTCCCGAACCCCTCAGGAGGAAGCCCCCGATGA
- the hemG gene encoding protoporphyrinogen oxidase gives MEPDSLRPRIAVVGGGVSGLVAARELALAGADVVVVEGADRLGGRIRGAALAGTTIDIGAESFATRGGTVAALIGEIGMADQIVRPAPLGSWVIDGPRSIPLPAAGTLGIPATPLSAATVRALGLPGALRAAAEPLLPRPIGRDAGSLAELVRARLGARALQRLVRPVALGVYSADPDRLGVTTVPGLADAYARRGSLIAAARDVRDSQAAAGGAVAGLRGGMTQLIAGLEAELARLGVAVRRGVKARRLEQQQGPSRDRRWRVLADDGAMLAEADGLVLAVPENVARRLLGAGGTTAQTTDRVEVVALAIDDPRLDGAPRGTGALVARDAVGSGSRRGGAAAPILAKALTHVTAKWPERAREAGPGRHIVRLSYGRSGSAPETIGLDDAEVRGIARYDASRILGVDLRADTVVDLARCTWRMGRPPGSRDARPLAAPEGIALAGDWVSGTGLAAIVQGARAAATAALAAASH, from the coding sequence ATGGAGCCTGACTCACTGCGGCCCCGCATCGCGGTCGTCGGCGGAGGCGTCTCGGGCCTCGTCGCGGCCCGGGAGCTCGCGCTCGCGGGCGCCGACGTCGTCGTGGTCGAGGGCGCCGATCGCCTCGGCGGCCGCATCCGAGGTGCGGCGCTCGCCGGCACCACCATCGACATCGGCGCCGAGTCGTTCGCCACGCGGGGCGGCACCGTCGCAGCGCTGATCGGCGAGATCGGCATGGCCGATCAGATCGTGCGGCCCGCGCCGCTCGGCTCCTGGGTGATCGACGGTCCACGGTCGATTCCGCTTCCGGCGGCCGGAACGCTCGGCATCCCCGCGACGCCGCTCTCCGCCGCCACGGTGCGCGCCCTCGGGCTCCCCGGCGCGCTGCGCGCCGCGGCCGAGCCGCTCCTGCCGCGGCCCATCGGCCGCGATGCGGGGTCGCTCGCCGAACTCGTGCGAGCGCGGCTCGGTGCGCGAGCGCTGCAGCGCCTCGTGCGGCCCGTCGCGCTCGGCGTCTACTCCGCCGACCCCGACCGGCTCGGGGTGACGACGGTGCCGGGCCTCGCCGATGCGTACGCTCGGCGCGGGTCGCTCATCGCCGCCGCGCGCGACGTGCGCGACAGCCAGGCGGCGGCGGGGGGCGCGGTGGCGGGGCTCCGCGGCGGGATGACGCAGCTGATCGCCGGGCTCGAAGCGGAGCTCGCCCGGCTCGGCGTCGCGGTGCGCCGCGGCGTGAAGGCGCGGCGGCTGGAGCAGCAGCAGGGCCCCTCGAGGGACCGCCGGTGGCGCGTGCTCGCCGACGACGGCGCGATGCTCGCGGAGGCCGACGGCCTCGTGCTCGCCGTTCCCGAGAACGTCGCCCGACGCCTGCTCGGTGCGGGTGGAACGACGGCCCAGACGACCGATCGCGTCGAGGTGGTCGCGCTCGCCATCGACGACCCCCGGCTCGACGGCGCGCCCCGCGGTACGGGGGCCCTCGTCGCACGCGACGCGGTCGGCTCGGGGTCGCGCCGCGGCGGAGCGGCGGCGCCGATCCTCGCGAAGGCGCTCACCCATGTGACCGCGAAGTGGCCGGAGCGCGCCCGAGAGGCGGGGCCCGGTAGGCACATCGTGCGCCTCTCGTACGGGCGCTCGGGGTCGGCCCCCGAGACGATCGGATTGGACGACGCGGAGGTGCGCGGCATCGCCCGCTACGACGCCTCGCGCATTCTCGGCGTCGACCTCAGGGCCGATACCGTCGTCGACCTCGCCCGATGCACCTGGCGCATGGGCCGTCCGCCGGGTTCGCGCGACGCCCGCCCGCTGGCCGCCCCCGAGGGGATCGCCCTCGCAGGCGATTGGGTGAGCGGCACCGGCCTCGCCGCGATCGTGCAGGGCGCCCGCGCGGCCGCGACCGCTGCCCTGGCGGCCGCCTCCCACTGA
- the hemE gene encoding uroporphyrinogen decarboxylase has translation MNFLPASHPLVDGRTGDAPLIRSLRGDRPESTPVWFMRQAGRSLPEYRAIRADHRMLDACLTPDLASEITLQPVRRHGVDAAVFFSDIVVPMKLVGVDVDLVAGRGPVFANPVRTADDVARVREEFTPERLHAALDPVRDAVRLTADALGGTPVIGFTGAPFTLAAYLVEGGPSRDHLRARTLMHSDPETWAALLDWVADLCGVFLKAQVEAGASAVQLFDSWAGSLSPVDYRERVAPASRRTLEPVRELGFAAGEGYAARPRAVPIIHFAVGSGHLLEELADVGVDALGVDWRTSLEEANRRLGGGIPLQGNIDPAFLGAAPEVLEAHVADVLRQGRSAPAHVLNLGHGVPPETEPDVLTRIVALAHGA, from the coding sequence ATGAACTTCCTCCCAGCTTCGCACCCGCTCGTCGACGGCCGAACGGGCGACGCGCCATTGATCCGATCCCTGAGGGGCGACCGCCCCGAGTCTACGCCGGTCTGGTTCATGCGTCAGGCCGGCCGCTCGCTGCCCGAGTACCGGGCGATCCGCGCCGACCACCGCATGCTCGACGCCTGCCTGACCCCCGACCTCGCGAGCGAGATCACCCTGCAGCCGGTGCGCCGGCACGGCGTCGACGCCGCGGTGTTCTTCAGCGACATCGTCGTGCCGATGAAGCTCGTGGGGGTGGACGTCGACCTCGTGGCGGGCCGCGGGCCGGTGTTCGCGAACCCGGTGCGCACCGCCGATGACGTGGCCCGGGTGCGCGAGGAGTTCACGCCCGAGCGTCTCCACGCGGCACTCGATCCCGTTCGCGATGCCGTGCGTCTCACCGCCGACGCGCTGGGGGGCACGCCGGTCATCGGATTCACGGGAGCCCCGTTCACCCTCGCCGCCTACCTCGTCGAGGGCGGCCCGTCGCGCGACCACCTGCGGGCGCGCACGCTCATGCACTCCGATCCCGAGACCTGGGCGGCGCTGCTCGACTGGGTCGCCGACCTCTGCGGCGTCTTCCTCAAGGCTCAGGTCGAGGCCGGCGCGAGCGCGGTGCAGCTGTTCGACTCCTGGGCCGGCTCGCTGTCTCCCGTCGACTACCGCGAGCGCGTTGCGCCCGCGTCTCGCCGCACCCTGGAGCCGGTGCGCGAGCTCGGCTTCGCCGCGGGCGAGGGGTACGCGGCCCGGCCCCGCGCCGTGCCGATCATCCACTTCGCCGTCGGGTCGGGCCATCTGCTCGAGGAGCTGGCCGACGTCGGCGTCGATGCGCTCGGCGTCGACTGGCGCACCTCGCTGGAGGAGGCGAACCGCCGGCTCGGCGGCGGGATCCCGCTGCAGGGCAACATCGACCCCGCCTTCCTGGGCGCCGCGCCCGAGGTGCTCGAGGCGCACGTGGCCGATGTGCTGCGGCAGGGCCGGAGCGCCCCCGCCCACGTGCTGAACCTCGGGCACGGCGTGCCCCCCGAGACCGAACCCGATGTGCTCACCCGCATCGTCGCGCTCGCGCATGGAGCCTGA
- a CDS encoding glutamyl-tRNA reductase: MLLCLSFDHRGCSFPLLERLTGRTQEITEALTAAPDIEGVVVLSTCNRFEVYAQAPRDTSAELVEQISRTAGVPASSLSMAADVEVDHRAAEHLFAVASGLKSAVVGEEEIAGQVRRAHVEARERGTVTHHLERLFQTATRTSRTVKHRTEIHSQGRSLVRLALRLAEIRVPSWEDARILLIGTGAYAGATVAALRSRGAEHISVHSPSGRAAGYAERHELTAVDPGELRAALDAADVIIACSRTEEPLLTEADFAQADDAAADRGGAEPEASRSPRLLIDLGMPRNIDPAVARIDGIELLDLETIAKHAPITELGTEHEALEIVHDAAVEFGASQAERDTLPVLLALRGHVNAILEEELCRARRGDDVDDSTSADVEAALRRLTGRLLHAPTTRIRSLGREGRASEASDALSALFGLESADRG, encoded by the coding sequence ATGCTGCTGTGCCTCTCCTTCGATCACCGCGGGTGCTCCTTCCCTCTGCTGGAGCGCCTCACCGGGCGTACCCAGGAGATCACGGAGGCGCTGACCGCTGCTCCCGACATCGAGGGCGTCGTCGTGCTGTCGACGTGCAACCGCTTCGAGGTCTACGCACAGGCGCCGCGCGACACCAGCGCTGAGCTCGTCGAGCAGATCTCGCGCACCGCGGGCGTGCCGGCGTCGTCGCTCTCGATGGCCGCAGACGTCGAGGTCGACCACCGCGCCGCCGAGCACCTCTTCGCCGTCGCCTCGGGCCTCAAATCGGCAGTGGTCGGCGAGGAGGAGATCGCGGGGCAGGTGCGCCGCGCCCACGTCGAGGCGCGCGAGCGCGGAACGGTGACCCACCACCTCGAGCGGCTGTTCCAGACGGCGACGCGCACCTCGCGCACCGTGAAGCACCGCACCGAGATCCACTCGCAGGGGCGGTCGCTCGTGCGGCTCGCGCTGCGCCTCGCCGAGATCCGCGTGCCCAGCTGGGAGGATGCGCGCATCCTCCTCATCGGCACGGGCGCGTACGCGGGTGCGACGGTCGCGGCGCTGCGCTCCCGCGGGGCCGAGCACATCAGCGTGCACTCCCCGTCGGGCCGGGCCGCCGGCTACGCCGAGCGCCACGAACTCACCGCCGTCGACCCGGGCGAGCTGCGCGCCGCGCTCGACGCAGCCGACGTCATCATCGCCTGCAGCCGCACCGAGGAGCCGCTGCTCACGGAGGCGGACTTCGCGCAGGCGGACGATGCGGCGGCGGATCGCGGCGGCGCCGAGCCCGAGGCCTCGCGCTCCCCGCGGCTGCTGATCGACCTCGGCATGCCCCGCAACATCGACCCGGCCGTCGCGCGCATCGACGGCATCGAGCTGCTCGATCTCGAGACCATCGCGAAGCACGCCCCCATCACCGAGCTCGGCACCGAGCACGAGGCGCTCGAGATCGTGCACGACGCCGCGGTCGAGTTCGGCGCATCCCAGGCGGAGCGCGACACGCTGCCGGTGCTGCTCGCGCTGCGCGGCCACGTCAACGCGATCCTCGAAGAGGAGCTCTGCCGCGCCCGGCGGGGCGACGACGTCGACGACAGCACCTCCGCCGACGTCGAGGCCGCACTGCGCCGCCTCACCGGCCGCCTGCTGCACGCGCCCACCACGCGCATACGCTCGCTCGGGCGCGAGGGCCGCGCCTCCGAGGCGTCGGATGCGCTCTCCGCGCTCTTCGGGCTGGAGTCGGCCGACCGCGGCTGA
- the hemC gene encoding hydroxymethylbilane synthase yields the protein MNASPPTPSGRVFRSDAPLAAAPGMLRVGTRGSALAVSQTTMVAEQIAAATGLDVGLVIVTTHGDVTRAPLSQLGGTGVFVSALRDALLAGECDLAVHSLKDLPTGACPGTVLGAVPARADARDALCARDGLTLADLPEGARVGTGSPRRAAQLRSRRPDLDVHDLRGNVDTRLGRVGVDLDAVVLAAAGLDRLGRATAITERFPLTDVPAAPGQGALAIEVREADAAAEPFARALAALDDAEARATALAERALLAALEAGCAAPIGACAEVAGDALRLRAVVYRVDGSAQLSAERELPWLGAESGADAEFDADRDADARERAARAPEELGRRVAAALLAEGAADLAPLGGA from the coding sequence ATGAACGCTTCGCCTCCCACTCCGTCCGGCCGCGTGTTCCGCTCCGACGCGCCCCTCGCGGCAGCGCCGGGCATGCTGCGCGTCGGAACCCGCGGAAGCGCGCTCGCCGTGTCGCAGACGACGATGGTCGCCGAGCAGATCGCCGCGGCGACCGGCCTCGATGTCGGCCTGGTCATCGTCACGACGCACGGCGATGTAACGCGCGCCCCGCTGTCGCAGCTGGGCGGCACCGGCGTGTTCGTGAGCGCGCTCCGGGATGCGCTCCTCGCCGGCGAGTGCGATCTGGCGGTGCACTCGCTCAAGGACCTGCCCACGGGGGCGTGCCCCGGCACCGTGCTCGGCGCCGTTCCCGCGCGAGCCGACGCGCGCGACGCGCTGTGCGCGCGCGACGGCCTCACCCTCGCCGATCTCCCCGAGGGCGCCCGCGTCGGCACCGGTTCGCCGCGCCGCGCCGCGCAGCTCCGGTCGCGGCGCCCCGACCTCGACGTGCACGATCTGCGCGGCAACGTCGACACCCGTCTCGGCCGCGTCGGGGTCGACCTCGACGCCGTGGTGCTCGCCGCGGCGGGGCTCGACCGTCTCGGTCGCGCGACGGCCATCACCGAGCGCTTCCCGTTGACCGATGTTCCGGCCGCTCCGGGCCAGGGTGCGCTCGCGATCGAGGTGCGCGAGGCCGACGCGGCGGCGGAGCCGTTTGCCCGCGCGCTCGCCGCCCTGGACGACGCCGAGGCGCGTGCGACCGCGCTGGCCGAGCGCGCCCTGCTCGCCGCACTGGAGGCGGGGTGCGCCGCCCCGATCGGCGCCTGCGCCGAGGTCGCGGGCGACGCGCTGCGGCTGCGGGCGGTCGTCTACCGGGTCGACGGCTCCGCGCAGCTGAGCGCGGAGCGCGAACTGCCCTGGCTCGGCGCCGAATCCGGGGCCGACGCAGAATTCGACGCCGACCGTGATGCCGACGCCCGCGAGCGCGCTGCGCGCGCGCCCGAGGAGCTCGGCCGGCGGGTCGCCGCAGCCCTGCTCGCCGAGGGGGCGGCCGATCTCGCGCCGCTCGGGGGCGCATGA
- the hemB gene encoding porphobilinogen synthase, with product MIPTVRPRRLRTSRAMRRLTAETRLHAADLVLPLFVREGISEPQAISSMPGVFQHTIDSLRRAAVEAATAGVGGVMLFGVPEVRDAVGSAADDPNGILNVATRAIADEVGDALVVQTDLCLDEFTDHGHCGVLQVASADSDRIVVDNDATLERYRAMALAQAEAGSALLGLSGMMDGQVASVRDALDAAGFQDTAILAYSAKYASAFYGPFREAVDSQLVGDRRTYQQDPANRREGLREAELDLAEGADIVMVKPAMSYLDVLADVAAVSPVPVWAYQVSGEAAMIEAAAANGWIDRERAIEESVVSIKRAGADTVLTYFATELARGL from the coding sequence ATGATCCCCACCGTTCGCCCCCGCCGCCTGCGCACGAGCCGAGCCATGCGCCGCCTGACGGCCGAGACCCGGCTGCACGCCGCCGATCTCGTGCTGCCGCTCTTCGTGCGCGAGGGCATCTCGGAGCCGCAGGCCATCTCGTCGATGCCCGGCGTCTTCCAGCACACGATCGACTCGCTGCGCCGCGCCGCGGTCGAGGCGGCGACCGCCGGAGTCGGGGGCGTCATGCTCTTCGGCGTGCCCGAGGTGCGCGACGCCGTGGGCAGCGCGGCCGACGACCCGAACGGCATCCTCAACGTGGCGACGCGTGCCATCGCCGACGAGGTGGGCGACGCCCTGGTCGTGCAGACCGATCTCTGCCTCGACGAGTTCACCGACCACGGCCACTGCGGGGTGCTGCAGGTCGCCTCGGCCGACAGCGATCGGATCGTCGTCGACAACGACGCGACGCTCGAACGCTACCGGGCCATGGCGCTCGCCCAGGCCGAGGCGGGCTCAGCGCTGCTCGGGCTCTCGGGCATGATGGACGGCCAGGTCGCCTCCGTGCGCGACGCCCTCGACGCGGCGGGGTTCCAGGACACGGCGATCCTCGCCTATTCCGCCAAGTACGCCTCGGCGTTCTACGGGCCGTTCCGCGAAGCGGTCGACTCGCAGCTCGTGGGGGATCGCCGCACCTACCAGCAGGATCCCGCCAATCGCCGCGAAGGGCTGCGCGAGGCCGAGCTCGATCTCGCCGAGGGGGCCGACATCGTGATGGTGAAGCCGGCGATGAGCTACCTCGACGTGCTCGCCGACGTCGCCGCCGTGAGCCCCGTGCCCGTCTGGGCCTACCAGGTGTCGGGGGAGGCTGCCATGATCGAAGCGGCTGCCGCGAACGGCTGGATCGATCGCGAGCGCGCCATCGAGGAATCGGTGGTGAGCATCAAGCGCGCCGGAGCCGATACCGTGCTCACCTACTTCGCCACCGAGCTCGCCCGAGGGCTCTGA
- a CDS encoding ABC transporter ATP-binding protein has translation MIALAGVEKHYAGRRVLGPIDLAIERGGVTALIGPNGAGKSTMLTIIGRLLDADSGRVTVGDLDVRAAKPRELARAVSILRQENHFMSRLTVRQLVTFGRFPHSAGRITAVDDAAITSAIAFLDLTAMEHRFIDELSGGQRQRAFVAMVLAQDTDYVLLDEPLTGLDMRHAVSMMGQVRAAADALGKTVVLVIHDVNFAAAYADRIVALADGRVVASGTPDEIFTPEVLQRVFDTPVEVVEHGGTRVAVYYRP, from the coding sequence ATGATCGCGCTCGCCGGAGTCGAGAAGCACTACGCCGGCCGGCGCGTGCTCGGCCCCATCGATCTCGCGATCGAGCGCGGCGGTGTCACGGCGCTCATCGGACCGAACGGGGCGGGCAAGTCGACCATGCTCACCATCATCGGGCGGCTGCTCGACGCCGACTCGGGCCGGGTCACCGTCGGCGACCTCGACGTTCGCGCCGCGAAACCCCGGGAGCTCGCCCGGGCGGTGTCGATCCTGCGGCAGGAGAACCACTTCATGTCGCGCCTCACCGTGAGGCAGCTCGTCACGTTCGGGCGCTTCCCGCATTCGGCGGGCCGCATCACCGCGGTCGACGACGCGGCGATCACGTCGGCCATCGCGTTCCTCGACCTCACCGCGATGGAGCACCGCTTCATCGACGAGCTCTCGGGCGGGCAGCGCCAGCGGGCGTTCGTCGCGATGGTGCTCGCGCAGGACACCGACTACGTGCTGCTCGACGAGCCGCTGACCGGCCTCGACATGCGGCACGCGGTCTCGATGATGGGGCAGGTGCGGGCGGCCGCCGACGCGCTCGGGAAGACCGTCGTGCTCGTCATTCACGACGTGAACTTCGCCGCGGCCTACGCCGACCGCATCGTGGCGCTCGCCGACGGGCGCGTGGTGGCGTCGGGCACGCCCGACGAGATCTTCACACCCGAGGTGCTGCAGCGCGTGTTCGATACGCCGGTCGAGGTCGTCGAGCACGGCGGCACCCGCGTGGCGGTCTACTACCGCCCGTAG
- a CDS encoding iron chelate uptake ABC transporter family permease subunit, protein MRSAERRRELAAVAGDRPEPHATPARGGPRSPLAWCGEHRALVVVGCAAVVLAIAILVYGNPAAPGSDGFWIIVRSRLASLGTIVLVSVCQAVATVLFHTATANRILTPSILGFDALYVLSQTALIFVFGMAAVGMEGIPKIIAQSLLMISFATLLYGWLFSGKRANLHLLLLVGVVLGIGFGSLSTFMQRLLTPSEFDVLSARLFGSIGRGNPDYLPIAGAIVAIVLIVVWRRRRVFDVIALGRDVATGLGVAYRREVVLILVTVAVLISVSATMVGPMTFFGFLVATIAYQFTREDRHAETLPLAIGVALVTLLGATFVLKHVFAAAGLVTVIIEFAGGLLFLVILLRKGLR, encoded by the coding sequence GTGCGTAGCGCCGAGCGGCGGCGGGAGCTGGCGGCGGTGGCGGGGGATCGCCCCGAGCCGCACGCGACCCCGGCGCGCGGCGGCCCGCGCTCCCCGCTCGCGTGGTGCGGCGAGCATCGGGCGCTCGTCGTCGTGGGGTGCGCGGCGGTCGTGCTCGCCATCGCGATCCTCGTGTACGGCAACCCCGCCGCCCCGGGCTCCGACGGGTTCTGGATCATCGTGCGGTCGCGGCTCGCCTCGCTCGGAACGATCGTGCTCGTGTCGGTGTGCCAGGCGGTCGCCACCGTGCTCTTCCACACGGCGACCGCCAACCGGATCCTCACCCCCTCGATTCTCGGATTCGATGCGCTGTACGTGCTCTCGCAGACCGCGCTCATCTTCGTCTTCGGCATGGCCGCGGTCGGCATGGAGGGGATCCCGAAGATCATCGCGCAGAGCCTCCTCATGATCTCGTTCGCGACCCTGCTCTACGGGTGGCTGTTCTCGGGCAAGCGGGCGAACCTGCACCTGCTGCTGCTCGTCGGTGTGGTGCTGGGCATCGGGTTCGGCTCGCTGTCGACGTTCATGCAGCGACTGCTCACCCCCAGCGAGTTCGATGTGCTGAGCGCCCGCCTGTTCGGCAGCATCGGCAGGGGCAACCCCGACTACCTGCCGATCGCGGGCGCGATCGTCGCGATCGTGCTGATCGTCGTGTGGCGCCGGCGTCGCGTGTTCGACGTCATCGCGCTCGGTCGCGACGTGGCCACCGGGCTCGGTGTCGCCTACCGCCGGGAGGTCGTGCTGATCCTCGTGACCGTCGCGGTGCTCATCTCGGTGTCGGCGACGATGGTCGGCCCGATGACCTTCTTCGGATTCCTCGTCGCCACGATCGCCTACCAGTTCACCCGCGAGGATCGCCACGCCGAGACCCTCCCGCTCGCCATCGGCGTCGCGCTGGTGACGCTGCTCGGCGCGACGTTCGTGCTGAAGCACGTGTTCGCCGCCGCGGGGCTCGTGACGGTGATCATCGAATTCGCGGGGGGCCTCCTGTTCCTCGTCATCCTGTTGAGAAAGGGGCTCCGATGA